One Vicia villosa cultivar HV-30 ecotype Madison, WI linkage group LG5, Vvil1.0, whole genome shotgun sequence genomic window, GTCCTTAGCCCCGCTCTGTTGACCTTCGTGAAGCCGTCGGTCTATATTTCTCCTAAGTTTGGTTGTTTTTGAGTTGCAGGACAATGAAAACAAGAAGGAGAATGAAAACAAGGAGACGATATTATGGTAAAGACAGAATCAGTTGTCTACCTGATTGTCTTTTACTTCATATTTTGTCCAATTTGGAAGCGAAGCAAGCTGTTCAAATATCCATCCTCTCCACTAGATTGAAGGATCTCTGGAAAAATATTTCCGTTCTTTCTTTGAGTAGAAACTTTCGAAACTTTGAATCTTTAGAAAGTTTCGCCACTTTCGTTTCTCAATTTTTCTCTTCTCGCGATGACAAAACCTCTCTGCAAGCTCTCACTTTTGAGTGCACTCACTATTTTGACCCTAACCTGCTCAAAAGGATCATAAAATACTTGTTTTCACACAACATCCAACACTTGGATATGAAAGTGGCTTGCAGTCTTGAACACTTTCCACTCTGTACCAACTCTTCATATCATACTTTAACCTCTCTTAAACTTATTTCATGGGAAGAAGTGCAACAATGGGGTAGACAAAAACCAGTATTTCCGAATTCTCTTCAATTTCCCGCATTAACCTACTTGTCTTTACAATCCTTCACCTTTCGATGCACTACTGATGATGGCTATGCTGACCCCTTTTCCGTATTTCAAAGTTTGAATACTTTGATTATTGAATGTTGTTCACTTTATAATGAAAAAACCCGTGTTGAAGACAACCTATTCATATCAAGTGTCTCACTTGTTAATTTAACAATAGTATTGCCTGCCAATTACAAGTCTTATAAATTGAAGTTATCTACCCCAAATCTTTTTAGCTTTGATTTTACTGGTCATCCATTTCAGAATTTATGTGGGCACCATAACATTAGCAATACCAATTTCTCTTATATTAAACACGTAAAGATTCATTTACCATTCCACAAAGTCACAAATTTTCCTTCAATTCTATTCAATTGGCTTGTTGAGCTTGACCTTATGGAATCATTGGCAATCTCTTCAGAGACTCTTGAGGTACTTTAATTTGGTTTACTTAAAATTTAgtgctttcatttttttttaatatgcttGTCTAAATTGATCTTAATTCACCTTCATTCTTCATTGCTTAGATTCTCAAATTAATTCCTGATTCATGGAAGATTGATTTCCCTTATTTACATAATTTGAAGTTATTGGAAATAGAAATACATGAATTTTCATCTCTACCCGATGGAACAGAAGACTTTTTGCTTCAAAATGCACCGTCAGCAAAGAAAGTCATTTTCCCAGGGTAAATACTCTTGAGGACAATTGTTTAATTtagctttttgtttttgttttttctgtttcCCTTACTCTCTCTTGTTATAACTTGTTATAACTTAGTATTAGTGCTGTTTGGTTTGACTTTTGAAAGGACCAAAAGCAATTTTAGGTTGATTCTACTTGAAGGTAGAATTTGTAGTTTCTACATTGTGTGTGATATTTATATTGAAATtaattgttcaactcacttttacattaGTTTATCCAAACATAAAAGCATCCAGTGGAATGGACCCCGTCTAAGGACGTATTCGGAGAATATCGGGTTTGATTCCCAGATTGAAACAAGTCCTTGGCTAGGGTAAACTTCTGCACCCGAGCCGGATTAGTGGCCCATCAATGTGGGTCGAACTGGTGCGAAAgcaaaaaaaaccaatttttataGAATTAATTCTATCAAACTCAATTCTATTAGAATTAATTATGTCTATTGCCATGCTCTATAGTTAGAATTGAAATTAAATGGAAGttgatttttataaaacttttttttattgatATCATCTTTATTTTCGGTCTGATTTACAACATATATTGCCTCTATATTTTTACAGGCCTACTTTGAAGGATTTAATATGCAATGACTCATGGATCAATGAAGCAAAAACACGCCGAAAACAATCTCGACACTGACACGACGACACTgataataattcaaaaaaatgaataaattaaacgtaagtTTAAATGTCAGTGCATGTGTACTCAGACTTGTGCTACATAGGATTTTATGTCCAAGAGATTGAAAGGGTGTATGCAGTGACTAAGGCAATTTTTCAGAGAGATATGTTTCCATAGCATAGCATTATTAAgacttatttattttctctgCAACTTActgaattattgtttttattttgtttgtcaaGAAGATTTATATATTTCTAACATTTTTGTGTCATGTGTTTGTTCCTTCCATGTTGAATTTGGCTCTATTTTTCTCTCTATCTTTTTTCCCTATACTTCTACTAAGAAACCCAGAAGAGAAAATAGTGCATAAATTTAGTCACTGAGGTGAGATTACAGAAATTATAAATTTAGTGACAAAGAAAAGTAATCTGTAATTTTATCTTGCCATTGAGGTGAGATTACAGAAGGCATTGAAATTGAAATAGCAAAAGGCATTGAAATTGAAATAGCATAATCTATCATGAGAAGTTTAAGAGAAAGAGGTGTCGACTATACTACTTACTAGTGTAATTAAACTCTGGTTAAGTACTGTACTTATTTCTCTATattaatgaagaaaataagaCAATTAATCTTTAAATCTCTAAAAGCATTTATTTAATCACATGCTTATATGAATAACacatgtttataaaaaaattagttattaataaatattaaaaaatttgatatataaataaatattaatatgaatAACATTAGTTGCGAgagttgttaaaaaaattagagaaagatattttgatttaataaaaATGCCTTTcacttttagtaataaaaaagatattttaatttaagCAAATagatcatttttattatattttatttcaatagATCATTTTATATTCACGTAAATTGAATCATAAAATTTTATAAGATTTTatataaactaaaattaataataaaaatctacatataaaatttaaaataaaatcccGAATAATAAGTTTATTCGAATTAATttgtaaattgaaaaataaagaaattgataagttttctttcatttcaatgttattcataattaataaaaaatatataccagttttatattaatttaaagcaaatagaatataattcaatttaaaaaaaaaagtgaaatttgtttaaaaataacaactattttttatttataataattaatttttaaaaaataacattttgaatcagattttttattaaaaaatatagagaattacAAATATGTGAGTTAGTTAAAATAAgtgatagaattttttttttatataagagtAAGATATTATGATTTTCTAAAAtagaatttaattattataaaaaaagatggaactattttaataaatatgataGTAGCTTTAAAAGAGTAATATAACCATTAGATCAAAACAAAATCAAGGGTTAATAAATGGTGTAtttttggtgtaatttgatctctcctctaaaacaattaaataattataaaataattgtaaataataTTTGTGAGGGCATGTAAATAAATTTGTGACCTGAATAGTGAGTCAAAggaaaaatattgaatatataaTATTATCGAGGGCATGTAAATAAATTTGTGACCTGAAGTTTTTGGAATGCATGCCAGAAAGATCAGCAATTTTTCTTAGAGCAGTCCGCCATGCCTCAACTTTGTCAGCAGGTTGTTTTTCATGTTTAGCAAAATCGTCTGCATAACTCTTTCTCTGATGCCTAACATCTGATGGATCCACCTTATAGAAAACAGGTATAATTTCCCTACCATATTTCTTCCTACATTCAAGTATCATTGTGAGTTCTTCCAAACACCAAGTGGAAGAAGCATAATGTTCCGACAAAATGACCACATAAATATCTGATTCTTCTATTGCTTTCAGCAGTGCTGGAGAAATCTCTTCTCCCCTGCCAAGCTTATAGTCTATGAATGTTTCAATATTTTTTCTATACAACTCTTTGTAAAGATGACTAGTGAAGTTTTCACGAGTGTCCTCTCCTCTGAAGCTGAGGAACACATCATACTTTGAAGTTGTTGGATGAGACATAATTATCAATAGCACAAATTTTGATCAACCTTGTTGCCTTTGTGCCTTTTGCCTTTGGTATGAAAATTTATATAGATTGATCTTTCATAGCAGATTGAAACTTCCATGTTTTTTTCTGTCTTATTGGCTATGTCATCTCTTGAATACTTAAGAGTCATACTACACACACCTACCATTAGAGACAAACAAACATAAAATTCTTAATTCACAACTCGTATTTATTTTATTGCAAAAACCATGTGCATATGTAATGTTAATATaactataat contains:
- the LOC131603812 gene encoding F-box/FBD/LRR-repeat protein At1g16930-like isoform X2, whose product is MKTRRRMKTRRRYYGKDRISCLPDCLLLHILSNLEAKQAVQISILSTRLKDLWKNISVLSLSRNFRNFESLESFATFVSQFFSSRDDKTSLQALTFECTHYFDPNLLKRIIKYLFSHNIQHLDMKVACSLEHFPLCTNSSYHTLTSLKLISWEEVQQWGRQKPVFPNSLQFPALTYLSLQSFTFRCTTDDGYADPFSVFQSLNTLIIECCSLYNEKTRVEDNLFISSVSLVNLTIVLPANYKSYKLKLSTPNLFSFDFTGHPFQNLCGHHNISNTNFSYIKHVKIHLPFHKVTNFPSILFNWLVELDLMESLAISSETLELLEIEIHEFSSLPDGTEDFLLQNAPSAKKVIFPGPTLKDLICNDSWINEAKTRRKQSRH
- the LOC131603812 gene encoding F-box/LRR-repeat protein 13-like isoform X1, translated to MKTRRRMKTRRRYYGKDRISCLPDCLLLHILSNLEAKQAVQISILSTRLKDLWKNISVLSLSRNFRNFESLESFATFVSQFFSSRDDKTSLQALTFECTHYFDPNLLKRIIKYLFSHNIQHLDMKVACSLEHFPLCTNSSYHTLTSLKLISWEEVQQWGRQKPVFPNSLQFPALTYLSLQSFTFRCTTDDGYADPFSVFQSLNTLIIECCSLYNEKTRVEDNLFISSVSLVNLTIVLPANYKSYKLKLSTPNLFSFDFTGHPFQNLCGHHNISNTNFSYIKHVKIHLPFHKVTNFPSILFNWLVELDLMESLAISSETLEILKLIPDSWKIDFPYLHNLKLLEIEIHEFSSLPDGTEDFLLQNAPSAKKVIFPGPTLKDLICNDSWINEAKTRRKQSRH
- the LOC131603813 gene encoding disease resistance protein RPV1-like translates to MSHPTTSKYDVFLSFRGEDTRENFTSHLYKELYRKNIETFIDYKLGRGEEISPALLKAIEESDIYVVILSEHYASSTWCLEELTMILECRKKYGREIIPVFYKVDPSDVRHQRKSYADDFAKHEKQPADKVEAWRTALRKIADLSGMHSKNFRLSMVNLLHPVATVVMGSGGERLFPAGFEPMTPGSQ